The Salvia miltiorrhiza cultivar Shanhuang (shh) chromosome 1, IMPLAD_Smil_shh, whole genome shotgun sequence genome has a window encoding:
- the LOC130995673 gene encoding ion channel CASTOR-like isoform X1 produces the protein MAFNSDGSQPSTSSPAEAAATTRDWIFPSYSFVHSTHNIRRTPRRRRVSSYHPPLAQQFNSAAAASSTGDDSNSFTTSSPSFRPRGFEFGNYERSTRLLADGPDGPAAAAVKSNDAVSLEKETQTTYSEKTFSKFFRSGLRIRPQLAFSVSIVTTVLSSLLSKNFTLHKEVTELQDQISKLNVRLRLCNLLDSPDVYNSSPQDVSIDPNKSLKIAALLVSIMLLVLPLLFFFKNVDYISSSRRQIDNNSEEVSLNKQLAYRVDVFLSVTPYAKPLALLIATLLLICLGGLALFGVTDDSLADSLWLSWTYIADSGNHANSEGIGPRLVSVSISFGGMLIFAMMLGLVSDAISEKFDSLRKGRSEVVERNHTLILGWSDKLGSLLNQLAIANESLGGGTVVVMAEHDKEEMELDIGKMEFDFRGTSVICRSGSPLILADLKKVSVSKARAIVVLAEDGNADQSDARALRTVLSLTGVKEGLQAHIVVELSDLDNEVLVKLVGGDLVETVVAHDVIGRLMIQCARQPGLAQIWEDILGFENCEFYIKRWPQLDGMQFEDVLISFPEAIPCGVKVASSGGKIILNPDDTYVLQEGDEILVIAEDDDTYSPSDLPMVQGGNLPELELNQKSFERILLCGWRRDMEDMIMVLDASLAHGSELWMFNEVLEKERERKLTDGGLEIDRLMNIILVHREGNAVIRRHLESLPLESFDSILILADESVEDSAIQADSRSLATLLLIRDIQAKRLPCKEAMAYQTHRGSFSQGSWIGEMQQASVKSVIISEILDPRTKNLLSMSKISDYVLSNELVSMALAMVAEDRQINDVLEELFAEEGNELHIRAANLYIEEGEELSFYEILLRARQRREIVIGYRLADTEKAVINPPAKNERKKWSLKDVFVVIAEKE, from the exons ATGGCCTTCAACTCCGATGGCTCGCAGCCGTCGACCTCGTCGCCGGCGGAGGCAGCAGCCACAACAAGAGACTGGATTTTCCCTTCATACTCATTCGTCCACTCGACGCATAACATCCGGAGAACCCCCAGAAGAAGAAGAGTCTCCTCCTACCATCCACCGCTGGCGCAGCAATTCAACTCCGCCGCGGCGGCGTCCTCAACCGGAGACGACTCTAATTCCTTCACCACTTCCTCTCCAAGTTTTAGACCGCGGGGTTTCGAGTTTGGCAACTACGAGAGGTCAACGAGGTTGCTGGCTGATGGTCCAGATGGACCAGCAGCAGCGGCTGTCAAGTCGAACGACGCCGTTTCTTTGGAGAAGGAGACTCAAACAACATATTCGGAGAAGACATTTTCGAAATTTTTTAGAAGCGGCTTGAGAATTCGACCGCAGCTTGCCTTTTCTGTTTCA ATAGTGACAACAGTGTTATCTTCATTGTTAAGCAAAAATTTTACTTTGCACAAAGAGGTTACTGAGTTGCAG GATCAAATTTCCAAGCTTAATGTTAGACTCAGACTATGTAATCTTTTGGACTCCCCAGACGTGTACAACTCATCACCTCAGGATGTTTCTATTGATCCAAACAAGAGTCTGAAAATTGCAGCATTACTTGTTTCAATCATGTTACTAGTCCTTCCGCTATTATTCTTCTTCAAGAATGTCGATTATATCTCAAGCTCAAGAAGACAGATAGACAATAACTCAGAGGAAGTTTCTCTGAACAAGCAGCTAGCATACAGGGTTGATGTCTTTTTATCAGTTACCCCTTATGCTAAGCCTCTAGCATTGTTAATAGCTACTCTGCTGTTAATATGTCTTGGTGGATTAGCACTGTTTGGTGTGACAGATGACAGTTTAGCTGATTCCCTTTGGTTGTCATGGACATACATAGCAGACTCGGGAAATCATGCTAATTCTGAAGGCATCGGTCCTAGACTAGTGTCTGTATCCATTAGTTTCGGTGGAATGCTTATATTTGCTATGATGCTTGGACTTGTTTCTGATGCGATTTCTGAGAAGTTCGACTCTCTGAGAAAGGGAAGAAGCGAAGTTGTTGAGCGAAATCACACTCTTATACTCGGGTGGAGCGATAAGCTG GGATCACTTTTAAATCAACTTGCCATAGCTAATGAGAGTTTGGGTGGTGGGACTGTGGTTGTGATGGCAGAGCACGACAAAGAAGAGATGGAACTTGACATTGGTAAAATGGAGTTTGATTTCAGAGGAACATCTGTCATATGCAGGAGTGGAAGCCCTTTAATATTAGCTGACCTAAAAAAA GTTTCTGTTTCTAAGGCTCGAGCAATAGTTGTCCTTGCTGAAGATGGAAATGCTGACCAG AGTGATGCTCGTGCGTTAAGGACAGTTTTAAGTCTTACAGGAGTTAAAGAAGGATTGCAGGCTCACATAGTGGTTGAATTAAGTGATCTGGATAATGAAGTTCTTGTTAAACTCGTTGGGGGGGACCTTGTTGAAACTGTTGTGGCTCATGATGTAATTGGAAGGCTGATGATTCAATGTGCTCGACAGCCAGGCCTCGCGCAG ATATGGGAAGACATTCTTGGGTTTGAAAATTGCGAGTTCTATATTAAAAGATGGCCGCAGCTGGATGGAATGCAATTTGAGGATGTTTTGATAAGCTTTCCAGAGGCCATTCCTTGTGGCGTGAAGGTAGCATCTAGTGGTGGAAAAATTATTCTAAATCCTGACGACACTTATGTTCTGCAAGAAGGAGATGAGATTCTTGTTATTGCAGAGGATGATGACACATATTCTCCATCAGATCTGCCAATG GTTCAGGGAGGAAATTTACCTGAGCTCGAACTAAATCAAAAGTCTTTTGAGCGGATTCTTCTTTGCGGTTGGCGGAGAGATATGGAAGATATGATAATG GTACTGGATGCTTCTCTAGCACATGGGTCTGAGTTATGGATGTTCAATGAGGTTCTGGagaaggaaagagagagaaaacttACAGATGGTGGCCTTGAGATTGACCGTTTGATGAACATCATACTTGTCCATCGCGAAGGAAATGCTGTAATAAGGCGCCACCTTGAAAGCCTTCCATTGGAATCGTTTGATTCA ATATTGATTTTGGCTGATGAATCAGTGGAGGATTCTGCAATTCAGGCAGATTCCAGATCTCTCGCCACACTACTGCTAATACGTGACATTCAG GCAAAGCGCCTTCCATGCAAAGAAGCTATGGCATACCAGACCCATAGAGGTAGCTTCTCGCAAGGCTCGTGGATAGGGGAGATGCAGCAGGCTTCGGTTAAATCAGTTATTATCAGTGAAATTCTTGATCCAAGGACCAAAAATCTATTATCCATGTCAAAAATCAGTGACTACGTTCTGTCAAATGAGCTTGTCAGCATGGCACTGGCCATGGTTGCAGAAGATCGCCAGATAAATGATGTACTGGAAGAACTCTTTGCTGAAGAG GGGAATGAGTTGCACATAAGAGCAGCGAACTTATACATCGAGGAAGGTGAAGAATTGAGTTTCTACGAGATATTATTGCGTGCTCGACAAAGAAGAGAGATTGTGATAGGATACCGTCTGGCTGACACGGAGAAAGCTGTGATCAATCCTCCGGCCAAAAACGAGAGGAAGAAATGGTCACTCAAAGATGTTTTTGTGGTCATAGCTGAGAAGGAATGA
- the LOC130995673 gene encoding ion channel CASTOR-like isoform X2 has protein sequence MAFNSDGSQPSTSSPAEAAATTRDWIFPSYSFVHSTHNIRRTPRRRRVSSYHPPLAQQFNSAAAASSTGDDSNSFTTSSPSFRPRGFEFGNYERSTRLLADGPDGPAAAAVKSNDAVSLEKETQTTYSEKTFSKFFRSGLRIRPQLAFSVSIVTTVLSSLLSKNFTLHKEVTELQDQISKLNVRLRLCNLLDSPDVYNSSPQDVSIDPNKSLKIAALLVSIMLLVLPLLFFFKNVDYISSSRRQIDNNSEEVSLNKQLAYRVDVFLSVTPYAKPLALLIATLLLICLGGLALFGVTDDSLADSLWLSWTYIADSGNHANSEGIGPRLVSVSISFGGMLIFAMMLGLVSDAISEKFDSLRKGRSEVVERNHTLILGWSDKLGSLLNQLAIANESLGGGTVVVMAEHDKEEMELDIGKMEFDFRGTSVICRSGSPLILADLKKVSVSKARAIVVLAEDGNADQSDARALRTVLSLTGVKEGLQAHIVVELSDLDNEVLVKLVGGDLVETVVAHDVIGRLMIQCARQPGLAQIWEDILGFENCEFYIKRWPQLDGMQFEDVLISFPEAIPCGVKVASSGGKIILNPDDTYVLQEGDEILVIAEDDDTYSPSDLPMVKDAEFLLVTPLARKPQKILLCGWRRDIDDMIVVLDASLAHGSELWMFNEVLEKERERKLTDGGLEIDRLMNIILVHREGNAVIRRHLESLPLESFDSILILADESVEDSAIQADSRSLATLLLIRDIQAKRLPCKEAMAYQTHRGSFSQGSWIGEMQQASVKSVIISEILDPRTKNLLSMSKISDYVLSNELVSMALAMVAEDRQINDVLEELFAEEGNELHIRAANLYIEEGEELSFYEILLRARQRREIVIGYRLADTEKAVINPPAKNERKKWSLKDVFVVIAEKE, from the exons ATGGCCTTCAACTCCGATGGCTCGCAGCCGTCGACCTCGTCGCCGGCGGAGGCAGCAGCCACAACAAGAGACTGGATTTTCCCTTCATACTCATTCGTCCACTCGACGCATAACATCCGGAGAACCCCCAGAAGAAGAAGAGTCTCCTCCTACCATCCACCGCTGGCGCAGCAATTCAACTCCGCCGCGGCGGCGTCCTCAACCGGAGACGACTCTAATTCCTTCACCACTTCCTCTCCAAGTTTTAGACCGCGGGGTTTCGAGTTTGGCAACTACGAGAGGTCAACGAGGTTGCTGGCTGATGGTCCAGATGGACCAGCAGCAGCGGCTGTCAAGTCGAACGACGCCGTTTCTTTGGAGAAGGAGACTCAAACAACATATTCGGAGAAGACATTTTCGAAATTTTTTAGAAGCGGCTTGAGAATTCGACCGCAGCTTGCCTTTTCTGTTTCA ATAGTGACAACAGTGTTATCTTCATTGTTAAGCAAAAATTTTACTTTGCACAAAGAGGTTACTGAGTTGCAG GATCAAATTTCCAAGCTTAATGTTAGACTCAGACTATGTAATCTTTTGGACTCCCCAGACGTGTACAACTCATCACCTCAGGATGTTTCTATTGATCCAAACAAGAGTCTGAAAATTGCAGCATTACTTGTTTCAATCATGTTACTAGTCCTTCCGCTATTATTCTTCTTCAAGAATGTCGATTATATCTCAAGCTCAAGAAGACAGATAGACAATAACTCAGAGGAAGTTTCTCTGAACAAGCAGCTAGCATACAGGGTTGATGTCTTTTTATCAGTTACCCCTTATGCTAAGCCTCTAGCATTGTTAATAGCTACTCTGCTGTTAATATGTCTTGGTGGATTAGCACTGTTTGGTGTGACAGATGACAGTTTAGCTGATTCCCTTTGGTTGTCATGGACATACATAGCAGACTCGGGAAATCATGCTAATTCTGAAGGCATCGGTCCTAGACTAGTGTCTGTATCCATTAGTTTCGGTGGAATGCTTATATTTGCTATGATGCTTGGACTTGTTTCTGATGCGATTTCTGAGAAGTTCGACTCTCTGAGAAAGGGAAGAAGCGAAGTTGTTGAGCGAAATCACACTCTTATACTCGGGTGGAGCGATAAGCTG GGATCACTTTTAAATCAACTTGCCATAGCTAATGAGAGTTTGGGTGGTGGGACTGTGGTTGTGATGGCAGAGCACGACAAAGAAGAGATGGAACTTGACATTGGTAAAATGGAGTTTGATTTCAGAGGAACATCTGTCATATGCAGGAGTGGAAGCCCTTTAATATTAGCTGACCTAAAAAAA GTTTCTGTTTCTAAGGCTCGAGCAATAGTTGTCCTTGCTGAAGATGGAAATGCTGACCAG AGTGATGCTCGTGCGTTAAGGACAGTTTTAAGTCTTACAGGAGTTAAAGAAGGATTGCAGGCTCACATAGTGGTTGAATTAAGTGATCTGGATAATGAAGTTCTTGTTAAACTCGTTGGGGGGGACCTTGTTGAAACTGTTGTGGCTCATGATGTAATTGGAAGGCTGATGATTCAATGTGCTCGACAGCCAGGCCTCGCGCAG ATATGGGAAGACATTCTTGGGTTTGAAAATTGCGAGTTCTATATTAAAAGATGGCCGCAGCTGGATGGAATGCAATTTGAGGATGTTTTGATAAGCTTTCCAGAGGCCATTCCTTGTGGCGTGAAGGTAGCATCTAGTGGTGGAAAAATTATTCTAAATCCTGACGACACTTATGTTCTGCAAGAAGGAGATGAGATTCTTGTTATTGCAGAGGATGATGACACATATTCTCCATCAGATCTGCCAATG GTCAAAGATGCCGAATTCCTACTGGTTACCCCACTGGCAAGGAAGCCTCAGAAGATTCTACTTTGTGGATGGAGGAGAGACATTGATGATATGATTGTG GTACTGGATGCTTCTCTAGCACATGGGTCTGAGTTATGGATGTTCAATGAGGTTCTGGagaaggaaagagagagaaaacttACAGATGGTGGCCTTGAGATTGACCGTTTGATGAACATCATACTTGTCCATCGCGAAGGAAATGCTGTAATAAGGCGCCACCTTGAAAGCCTTCCATTGGAATCGTTTGATTCA ATATTGATTTTGGCTGATGAATCAGTGGAGGATTCTGCAATTCAGGCAGATTCCAGATCTCTCGCCACACTACTGCTAATACGTGACATTCAG GCAAAGCGCCTTCCATGCAAAGAAGCTATGGCATACCAGACCCATAGAGGTAGCTTCTCGCAAGGCTCGTGGATAGGGGAGATGCAGCAGGCTTCGGTTAAATCAGTTATTATCAGTGAAATTCTTGATCCAAGGACCAAAAATCTATTATCCATGTCAAAAATCAGTGACTACGTTCTGTCAAATGAGCTTGTCAGCATGGCACTGGCCATGGTTGCAGAAGATCGCCAGATAAATGATGTACTGGAAGAACTCTTTGCTGAAGAG GGGAATGAGTTGCACATAAGAGCAGCGAACTTATACATCGAGGAAGGTGAAGAATTGAGTTTCTACGAGATATTATTGCGTGCTCGACAAAGAAGAGAGATTGTGATAGGATACCGTCTGGCTGACACGGAGAAAGCTGTGATCAATCCTCCGGCCAAAAACGAGAGGAAGAAATGGTCACTCAAAGATGTTTTTGTGGTCATAGCTGAGAAGGAATGA
- the LOC130996601 gene encoding uncharacterized protein LOC130996601 gives MQVESALSVVGPKPTELSNFTHSFGPPGSGPNGKQRTSSLEAPIMLLSGHQSAVYSMKFNPAGTVIASGSHDRDIFLWNVQGDCKNFMVLRGHKNAVLDVQWNTDGSQIISTSPDKTLRAWDVETGKQIKKMVGHLFVVNSCCPARRGPPLIVSGSDDGTAKLWDMRQRGSIQSFPDKYQITAVSFSDASDKIYTGGIDNDVKVWDLRRTDPVMKLQGHQDMITGMQLSPDGSYLLTNSMDCSLRIWDMRPYAPQNRCVKILEGHQHNFEKNLLRCSWSPDGSKVTAGSSDCMVYAWDTTSRRILYKLPGHTGSVNECVFHPHEPIIGSCSSDKQIYLGEI, from the coding sequence ATGCAAGTTGAAAGTGCTCTATCTGTGGTTGGTCCAAAGCCCACAGAGTTGTCAAATTTCACACACAGCTTTGGCCCACCTGGGTCAGGACCCAATGGGAAACAGCGAACATCCAGCTTAGAAGCACCTATAATGTTACTGTCTGGGCATCAGAGTGCAGTCTACTCAATGAAGTTTAACCCTGCTGGGACTGTCATTGCATCTGGTTCACATGACAGGGATATCTTCTTGTGGAATGTGCAAGGTGATTGCAAAAATTTTATGGTCTTGAGAGGGCACAAGAATGCTGTCTTGGATGTTCAATGGAATACTGATGGTTCGCAGATAATATCAACAAGCCCTGATAAAACTTTAAGGGCATGGGATGTGGAGACAGGAAAACAGATTAAGAAGATGGTCGGGCACTTGTTTGTTGTGAACTCGTGTTGTCCTGCTCGGAGGGGCCCTCCTCTTATTGTCAGTGGGTCAGATGATGGAACTGCAAAACTTTGGGACATGCGTCAAAGGGGGTCCATTCAGAGTTTCCCAGACAAGTACCAGATTACAGCCGTCAGTTTCTCTGATGCTTCAGATAAGATTTACACCGGTGGCATCGACAATGATGTTAAGGTGTGGGATTTACGAAGAACTGATCCTGTTATGAAGCTTCAAGGACATCAGGATATGATTACTGGTATGCAGCTGAGTCCAGATGGGTCTTACCTTCTAACAAACAGCATGGATTGCTCCCTTCGAATATGGGATATGCGACCATATGCCCCACAGAATCGCTGTGTGAAGATTCTTGAAGGGCATCAACACAATTTTGAGAAGAACCTGCTGAGGTGTAGCTGGTCACCTGATGGAAGCAAAGTCACTGCTGGTAGTAGCGACTGCATGGTCTACGCATGGGACACTACTTCACGACGCATATTATACAAGCTTCCTGGTCATACTGGGTCAGTGAATGAATGCGTCTTTCATCCCCATGAACCTATAATCGGATCTTGCAGCAGCGACAAGCAGATATATCTTGGTGAAATTTAG
- the LOC130996386 gene encoding probable sugar phosphate/phosphate translocator At3g17430, which translates to MISKHLLLTYLYLLVYITLSSGVILYNKWVLSPKYFNFPLPITLTMIHMGFSAFVAFVLIRVLKVVSPVKMTFEIYATCVIPISAFFAASLWFGNTAYLFISVAFIQMLKALMPVATFLMAVLCGTDKLRCDLFLNMLLVSFGVVISSYGEIHFNVVGTVYQVTGIFAEALRLVLTQVLLQKKGLTLNPITSLYYIAPCSFVFLFVPWYLLEMPGIEVSQIRFNFWIFFSNALCALALNFSIFLVIGRTGAVTIRVAGVLKDWILIALSTVIFPESAITKLNIIGYAIALCGVVMYNYLKANDVRSSQTPGDSERTAKDLRSSNMYGVDDNSSNSGMGGKNGRSGSHLEVVIDEEVPLIPASKGLLSRSKPS; encoded by the exons TGGGTTCTCTCACCAAAGTATTTCAATTTCCCATTGCCGATAACACTTACCATGATTCATATGGGCTTTTCGGCTTTCGTGGCATTTGTTCTTATCCGTGTTCTTAAG GTTGTATCACCTGTGAAGATGACTTTTGAAAT ATACGCGACATGTGTAATTCCTATTAGTGCTTTCTTTGCGGCAAGTCTTTG GTTTGGAAATACAGCCTACTTATTCATCTCTGTGGCCTTCATTCAGATGCTCAAAGCCTTAA TGCCAGTTGCCACTTTCCTCATGGCTGTTCTTTGTGGAACTGACAAATTAAGATGCGATTTATTTCTGAACATGCTGTTGGTCAGTTTTGGAGTCGTGATATCGTCATATGGGGAAATTCATTTCAATGTAGTGGGCACAGTTTATCAAGTCACAGGAATATTTGCTGAAGCTCTTAGATTGGTTCTTACCCAAGTTCTACTCCAAAAGAAGGGCTTAACACTCAATCCTATCACAAGCTTATATTACATTGCTCCATGCAG TTTTGTGTTCCTGTTTGTACCATGGTACCTCTTGGAGATGCCCGGGATTGAAGTATCACAGATCCGGTTCAATTTTTGGATATTCTTCTCAAATGCACTTTGTGCATtggctttgaatttctcaatcTTCCTGGTAATTGGTAGAACCGGTGCTGTTACTATTCGAGTTGCTGGCGTTCTAAAAGACTGGATTCTAATTGCCCTTTCAACTGTCATTTTCCCGGAGTCAGCAATCACAAAGCTAAACATCATTGGTTATGCTATTG CTCTATGTGGTGTTGTCATGTACAATTACTTGAAGGCCAATGATGTTAGGTCATCCCAAACTCCCGGAGACAGTGAGCGAACAGCAAAG GATCTGAGGTCTTCCAATATGTATGGTGTGGACGATAACTCCTCAAACAGCGGTATGGGAGGGAAGAACGGAAGGAGTGGCTCTCATCTAGAGGTCGTGATAGACGAGGAAGTCCCTCTAATTCCTGCTTCGAAGGGTCTGTTGTCGAGATCAAAACCTAGTTAG